The following proteins are co-located in the Solenopsis invicta isolate M01_SB chromosome 7, UNIL_Sinv_3.0, whole genome shotgun sequence genome:
- the LOC120358269 gene encoding secreted RxLR effector protein 161-like, with amino-acid sequence MSNCKPVKTPIEEGFPGEDVLKEKLITDKPFKELIGCLMYLMNTSRPDLSLSVNKLSRFQRCPTESLWKGVKRILRYLQSTVDLALLYPKNSKLKEQLVGFADADWAGDTFDRKSTSGFMVKLFGATVTWTTRKQNTVALSSTEAELVSLCELICDLLWIVRILLDLDLVIDFPITLFEDNQSCIRAALSNNFNKRLKHVDVKYHFICDLIKKKEIFEVKYLSTNAQTADILTKPLGGTKFCIFRESLGLSLID; translated from the coding sequence ATGAGCAACTGTAAACCGGTTAAAACTCCCATTGAGGAGGGCTTTCCAGGCGAGGATGTCttgaaggaaaaattaataaccGATAAGCCTTTTAAGGAATTAATTGGTTGTCTTATGTATTTGATGAACACATCAAGACCTGATCTGTCTTTGTCTGTTAATAAGTTAAGCAGGTTTCAAAGATGTCCCACGGAAAGTCTCTGGAAAGGAGTCAAGCGAATTTTACGATATCTGCAAAGCACTGTTGACTTAGCCCTGTTATATCCTAAGAATTCTAAATTGAAAGAGCAATTGGTTGGGTTTGCGGATGCGGACTGGGCTGGCGATACGTTTGACCGAAAATCAACGTCAGGATTTATGGTAAAACTTTTTGGAGCTACTGTTACCTGGACAACTAGAAAGCAAAATACAGTTGCTTTATCCTCCACGGAAGCGGAACTTGTGTCACTTTGTGAACTAATTTGTGATTTACTTTGGATTGTAAGAATTCTATTAGATTTAGATTTAGTAATTGATTTTCCGATCACACTGTTTGAAGACAATCAGTCTTGTATACGCGCTGCATTatctaataatttcaataagcgACTAAAACATGTGGATGTTAAATATCATTTCATTTgtgatctaattaaaaaaaaggaaatttttgaAGTTAAATATCTCTCGACCAATGCTCAAACAGCTGATATATTAACCAAGCCACTTGGTGGAACAAAGTTTTGTATTTTCAGAGAGAGCTTAGGATTAAGTTTAATTGATTAA